In Chryseobacterium gotjawalense, the following are encoded in one genomic region:
- a CDS encoding DUF4286 family protein produces MSVLSITFHTTETITKEWDHYLENNLHEMVENLIDAEKYILSEVETEMISEGKNTNLLLIFENEEKRQDFVEIELINITDRILKEFGQNVMIFKTYLNPKQSRF; encoded by the coding sequence ATGAGTGTTTTAAGCATCACTTTTCATACCACCGAAACCATCACCAAAGAGTGGGATCACTACCTGGAAAACAATCTTCATGAAATGGTCGAAAACCTAATCGATGCAGAAAAATACATCCTCTCCGAAGTTGAAACTGAAATGATCTCGGAAGGGAAAAACACGAACCTGCTGTTGATTTTTGAAAATGAGGAAAAACGTCAGGATTTCGTTGAAATTGAATTAATCAATATTACCGACCGGATTCTTAAAGAGTTTGGCCAAAACGTGATGATTTTCAAAACATATCTGAATCCAAAACAATCGAGATTTTAA
- a CDS encoding acyl-CoA reductase, with the protein MNIEKQISGLCKLSTYIKEFLHKNPADFNEEDERFSAVLRKSQIENSWFTIENQKFALKQWADLLTETQLKKWLAGYQVAKTPKKVGLILAGNIPLVGFHDVISVILSQHIPVIKLSSKDKTMLPFLLSKWEEFSDGNIRYEFAERLTDFDAVIATGSNNTARYLEYYFKDSLSIIRKNRTSAAVLRGDETPEELQLLAEDIFRYFGLGCRNVTRLFIPQDFLIDRIFESFLHFKEVINHNKYANNYEYNRAVYLLNAERFWDNNFVMLKEDDALFSPLSVLNFSRYSDIGEVKSFIAENESSIQAIVAKPELGLDSINFGEAQNPGLAIYADKVDTMKFLEVI; encoded by the coding sequence ATGAACATAGAAAAGCAAATTTCGGGACTGTGTAAACTAAGTACTTATATTAAAGAGTTTTTACACAAAAATCCCGCTGATTTTAATGAAGAGGACGAACGGTTTTCTGCGGTTTTGAGAAAGTCGCAAATTGAGAATTCATGGTTTACCATTGAAAATCAAAAATTTGCCTTGAAGCAATGGGCGGATTTACTGACCGAAACTCAGCTGAAAAAATGGCTTGCCGGATATCAGGTTGCCAAAACTCCTAAAAAGGTAGGACTCATTTTAGCGGGAAATATCCCATTGGTGGGATTTCACGACGTGATTTCAGTGATTTTAAGTCAGCATATTCCCGTCATTAAACTGTCGTCCAAAGACAAAACAATGTTGCCTTTTCTACTCAGCAAATGGGAGGAGTTTTCCGATGGAAATATAAGGTACGAATTTGCGGAGCGCCTAACTGATTTTGATGCCGTTATTGCCACTGGAAGTAATAATACCGCAAGATACCTGGAGTATTATTTTAAAGATTCATTAAGTATTATCCGTAAAAACCGAACGTCAGCCGCGGTGCTAAGAGGAGATGAAACCCCAGAAGAACTGCAGCTTTTGGCAGAAGATATTTTCAGGTATTTTGGGTTAGGCTGTCGCAATGTTACGCGGCTTTTTATTCCGCAGGATTTTTTAATCGACAGAATATTTGAAAGTTTCCTTCATTTTAAAGAAGTCATCAATCATAACAAATACGCCAATAATTACGAGTACAACCGTGCGGTTTACCTGTTGAATGCGGAGCGCTTTTGGGATAATAATTTCGTGATGCTCAAGGAAGATGACGCGCTGTTCTCTCCACTTTCTGTGTTGAATTTCAGCCGGTACAGTGACATCGGAGAAGTGAAAAGTTTCATTGCTGAAAATGAATCCAGTATTCAGGCGATTGTTGCAAAACCGGAATTGGGACTCGACTCGATTAACTTTGGAGAAGCTCAGAATCCCGGCTTGGCTATTTATGCCGACAAGGTTGATACGATGAAGTTTCTGGAAGTGATTTAG
- a CDS encoding 4Fe-4S binding protein: MAIKITDECINCGACEPECPNNAIYEGAVDWKASDGTALKGKVVLKSGLAVDADDPQEPVSDDVYFIVTDKCTECIGFHEEPQCAAVCPVDCCIPDEDHVESEESLLEKKAFLHGE, encoded by the coding sequence ATGGCTATTAAAATAACCGACGAATGTATTAATTGTGGCGCTTGTGAGCCGGAATGTCCCAACAACGCGATCTATGAAGGAGCAGTAGACTGGAAAGCATCAGATGGAACTGCCCTGAAAGGTAAAGTAGTTTTGAAATCAGGCTTGGCAGTGGATGCCGATGACCCGCAAGAACCCGTAAGCGACGATGTTTATTTCATTGTCACCGATAAATGTACCGAATGTATCGGCTTTCATGAAGAACCGCAGTGCGCGGCTGTTTGCCCGGTTGACTGCTGTATTCCAGATGAAGATCATGTGGAATCTGAGGAAAGTTTGCTCGAGAAAAAAGCCTTTTTACACGGAGAATAA
- the serC gene encoding 3-phosphoserine/phosphohydroxythreonine transaminase, whose protein sequence is MSKIHNFSAGPCILPQEVFQKSAEAILDFNGSGLSILEISHRSKDFVAVMDEARAIVKRLMNLGDDYEVLYLGGGASLQFAMVPFNLMKSENGKAAYLDTGTWAAGAIKEAEKFGTVDIVGSSKAENYSFIPKDYTVGTEYDYFHCTSNNTIYGTQMRTFPKVDTLMVCDMSSDIFSRVIDFSQFDLIYAGAQKNMGPAGTTLVVVKKEILGKTGRDIPSMLDYSLHIAKESMYNTPPVFPVYASLLTLQHLENHGGIAAAEIRNEAKAKLLYSEIDRNPLFETFCVKEDRSLMNVSFKLMDESKKEEFDNAWKAAGISGLNGHRSLGGYRASLYNALPIESVQVLVDVMQNLK, encoded by the coding sequence ATGAGCAAAATACACAACTTCAGTGCAGGACCATGCATTTTACCGCAGGAAGTTTTTCAGAAATCTGCCGAAGCAATTCTCGATTTTAATGGAAGCGGACTGTCGATTTTAGAAATATCTCACCGCAGCAAGGATTTTGTAGCGGTAATGGACGAAGCCAGAGCGATTGTAAAAAGACTGATGAATCTCGGCGACGATTATGAAGTTTTATATTTAGGTGGAGGCGCGAGTTTGCAGTTTGCAATGGTCCCCTTTAATTTAATGAAATCCGAAAACGGAAAAGCCGCTTACTTAGACACCGGAACGTGGGCCGCAGGAGCGATTAAGGAAGCGGAAAAATTTGGAACAGTTGATATTGTTGGCTCTTCTAAAGCAGAAAATTATTCTTTCATCCCGAAAGATTATACCGTAGGAACCGAATACGATTATTTTCACTGTACTTCTAACAATACGATTTACGGAACCCAAATGAGAACATTCCCGAAAGTGGATACGCTGATGGTATGCGATATGAGTTCTGATATTTTCTCGAGAGTGATTGATTTCTCCCAGTTTGATTTAATCTATGCCGGCGCTCAGAAAAATATGGGTCCTGCAGGAACAACTCTGGTTGTGGTAAAAAAAGAAATCTTAGGCAAAACGGGGAGAGATATTCCTTCAATGTTGGATTATTCTTTACACATTGCTAAAGAATCCATGTACAATACACCACCTGTTTTCCCGGTTTATGCTTCGCTTTTAACATTGCAGCATTTAGAAAACCATGGTGGAATCGCAGCCGCAGAAATAAGAAATGAAGCAAAAGCCAAATTACTGTACAGCGAAATTGACCGTAATCCATTATTCGAAACCTTCTGTGTGAAAGAGGACCGGTCATTGATGAACGTCTCTTTTAAATTAATGGATGAGTCTAAAAAAGAAGAATTCGATAACGCCTGGAAAGCTGCCGGAATCAGTGGACTGAATGGCCACCGAAGTTTAGGCGGTTACCGTGCCAGTCTGTACAATGCCCTGCCAATCGAAAGTGTTCAGGTTTTAGTGGATGTAATGCAAAATTTAAAATAA
- a CDS encoding D-2-hydroxyacid dehydrogenase — MIVLANDGISKAGEQLLKEAGIEILETKVSQEHLISFINENKVDVLLVRSATKVKTDLIDACPGLKIIGRGGVGMDNIDVEHAIEKGIYIINTPKASSRSVAEMVFAHFFSLARFLHESNRLMPLEGETHFKALKKSFSSAVELEGKTLGVIGFGGIGKEVVKIGISLGMKVKVLTRKPKTEKVSLDFFDGQQLHFEISTGNDMDEFLTGLDFLTVHTPKTDGYLLDAPQFEKMKDGVFIVNTARGGVINEVTLLEAIENGKVAGAALDVFENEPSPELALLMNPNLSLSPHLGGNTQDAQQKIGKELAEQIIEIKKKLQ; from the coding sequence ATGATAGTTCTTGCTAATGACGGCATTTCAAAAGCCGGAGAACAACTGCTGAAAGAGGCAGGAATTGAAATTCTGGAAACAAAAGTTTCACAGGAACATCTTATCAGTTTTATTAATGAAAACAAGGTAGACGTACTCTTAGTCCGAAGTGCTACAAAAGTGAAAACTGATTTAATCGACGCTTGTCCCGGTTTGAAAATCATCGGTCGCGGAGGTGTTGGCATGGACAATATCGACGTAGAGCATGCGATTGAAAAAGGGATTTATATTATCAATACACCGAAAGCATCCTCCCGTTCGGTAGCAGAAATGGTTTTTGCCCACTTCTTTTCGTTGGCAAGATTTCTGCACGAATCCAACAGACTGATGCCGCTGGAAGGGGAAACCCATTTCAAAGCTTTGAAAAAATCTTTTTCAAGTGCGGTGGAATTAGAAGGGAAAACTTTAGGAGTGATCGGTTTTGGCGGTATCGGAAAAGAAGTCGTAAAAATCGGGATTTCTTTAGGAATGAAAGTAAAAGTTCTTACAAGAAAACCGAAAACCGAAAAAGTTAGTTTAGACTTTTTTGATGGGCAACAACTGCATTTTGAAATTTCCACAGGAAATGACATGGATGAGTTCCTGACCGGTTTGGATTTCCTGACCGTTCACACCCCAAAAACGGACGGCTATCTTTTAGATGCACCCCAATTCGAAAAAATGAAAGACGGCGTTTTTATCGTTAACACCGCGAGAGGTGGCGTGATCAATGAAGTCACCTTGCTGGAGGCCATCGAAAATGGAAAAGTCGCCGGAGCAGCGCTGGATGTATTTGAAAATGAACCCAGCCCTGAACTTGCACTTTTAATGAATCCTAATTTGTCTCTTTCGCCCCATTTAGGTGGAAATACACAAGATGCCCAACAGAAAATTGGCAAAGAACTTGCGGAACAGATTATTGAAATTAAAAAGAAACTACAGTAG
- a CDS encoding DUF1015 domain-containing protein, whose product MPIFKPFRGIRPTEDYVDIFPTHPLDNYSQEEINKKSQVDSSYIQMVKPYVVSKSKDIDRNLRKIRTNFEELLADRKLVQDHSSYYLYEQILPNKTIFRGLLGLVSVEDFRNGKIKKHESTLTYRKEKLAYYLDKVNVQAEPVLLTYLANPKVEMLMNHEEKNVPVLNYLDDNGIRHKVWKIDNRLKMLQFKEVLEQIDSFYIADGHHRIGSTALNAENQKQKNKKHTGTEHYNYVFSFVVSNQSIKIHDYNRLLSDLNGLNKKEFLQKIEKNFRIHEKGEEPYYPSQKFHISMYLGGKFYSLHVHHDLRKQQGEMNDLDHYLLEEYIFKDILGIDDAKTTEKITYIKGSSNIEGIKTIKAKVDSGDFKVGFGIYPVSFNDLLKVSDNKIIMPPKCTYIEPKLVTALIMYDMKQ is encoded by the coding sequence ATGCCTATATTTAAACCATTTCGGGGAATCAGACCAACCGAAGATTACGTAGATATTTTCCCAACCCATCCATTGGATAATTACTCCCAGGAAGAGATTAATAAAAAATCTCAAGTGGATTCGTCCTACATCCAGATGGTCAAACCCTATGTGGTAAGCAAATCAAAAGATATCGACCGGAACCTTCGGAAAATCAGAACTAATTTCGAAGAGCTTTTGGCGGACCGGAAATTAGTGCAGGATCATTCGTCCTATTACTTGTATGAGCAGATCTTGCCTAATAAAACCATATTCCGCGGACTTTTAGGCTTGGTCAGTGTAGAAGACTTTCGAAATGGAAAAATAAAAAAACACGAATCTACACTTACCTACAGAAAAGAAAAACTGGCTTATTATCTGGACAAAGTCAATGTACAGGCAGAACCCGTTTTGCTCACGTATTTGGCAAACCCAAAAGTGGAAATGCTCATGAACCATGAGGAAAAAAATGTGCCTGTTCTAAATTATTTAGATGACAACGGCATCAGACATAAGGTTTGGAAGATAGATAACCGCCTGAAGATGCTTCAGTTTAAAGAAGTTCTGGAGCAGATTGATTCCTTTTATATCGCCGATGGTCACCACAGAATCGGATCCACCGCACTGAACGCTGAAAATCAAAAGCAAAAAAATAAAAAACATACCGGAACGGAACATTATAATTATGTCTTCAGTTTCGTTGTTTCCAACCAATCGATCAAGATTCATGATTATAACCGACTTTTGAGTGATCTGAACGGATTGAATAAAAAAGAATTCCTCCAGAAAATTGAGAAGAATTTCCGAATTCATGAAAAAGGAGAAGAACCGTACTACCCTTCTCAGAAATTCCACATCTCCATGTATCTGGGCGGCAAATTTTATTCGCTTCATGTTCATCATGACTTACGGAAACAACAGGGGGAAATGAATGATCTCGACCATTATTTATTGGAAGAATATATTTTTAAAGATATTTTAGGAATCGATGATGCAAAAACAACTGAGAAAATAACCTATATCAAAGGAAGTTCAAATATCGAGGGAATTAAGACCATCAAAGCAAAGGTGGATTCCGGCGACTTTAAAGTAGGATTCGGAATTTATCCGGTCAGTTTTAATGATTTATTAAAGGTTTCCGATAACAAAATAATCATGCCGCCAAAATGCACTTATATCGAGCCGAAATTGGTAACTGCATTAATAATGTACGATATGAAGCAGTAA
- a CDS encoding M20/M25/M40 family metallo-hydrolase, with protein MKYSIIKTLPLFLGGFLFAQQSTDSVQFKNISDEILVNGTAYENLRELTQNIGHRLSGSAAYEKAADWAVQKLKEAGADKVWKEEVMVPVWERGKESLQIKEGNGKWKTLRMLSLGNSEGTKGKDVEAEIVFVKNKEDFDKLPDAAVKGKIIFFNYAFNQKFITTGQAYGDANKYRRSAASWAGKRGAKAVIIRSLSSALDDVPHTGMMRYDEDDMAKIPAVAIGPKSADELEKTLKKQKVIAKLNSNATMKGEKLSYSVIGEITGNKDQSVIVVGGHLDSWDVGDGAQDDGAGIVQSIEVLRTFKKLGIDNNHTIRVVCFANEENGVRGGNQYAANIKKNNEKHLFAIESDGGGFTPRGFGLVMNPEKRLQIQSWRALFLPYGIHNFEVQYAGTDIEPMQPLDVPLAELIPDSQRYFDIHHSEEDTFDKVNRRELLLGASAMGQLIYMVDKNW; from the coding sequence ATGAAATATTCAATTATAAAAACACTTCCGCTCTTTTTGGGCGGATTTTTATTTGCTCAGCAATCCACCGATTCTGTTCAGTTCAAAAACATTTCCGATGAAATATTGGTGAATGGAACTGCGTATGAAAACTTACGGGAGTTAACCCAAAACATCGGTCACCGTTTGAGCGGTTCCGCTGCTTACGAAAAGGCGGCAGACTGGGCGGTTCAAAAATTAAAAGAAGCCGGCGCAGATAAAGTCTGGAAAGAAGAAGTGATGGTTCCGGTTTGGGAACGTGGCAAAGAATCTCTTCAGATAAAAGAAGGAAACGGCAAATGGAAAACCCTGCGAATGCTTTCATTAGGGAATTCTGAGGGAACAAAAGGAAAAGACGTAGAAGCCGAAATTGTCTTTGTTAAGAATAAAGAAGATTTCGACAAACTTCCTGATGCAGCCGTAAAAGGAAAAATCATATTCTTTAATTACGCCTTTAACCAAAAATTCATTACTACCGGACAAGCTTATGGTGATGCCAACAAATACCGCAGAAGCGCCGCTTCCTGGGCCGGAAAAAGAGGCGCAAAAGCAGTCATTATCCGTTCGCTTTCTTCAGCTTTGGATGATGTTCCACATACCGGAATGATGCGCTATGACGAAGATGATATGGCAAAAATTCCGGCAGTAGCGATTGGTCCCAAAAGCGCTGATGAGCTGGAGAAAACTCTGAAAAAACAAAAAGTAATTGCTAAATTAAATTCTAACGCAACCATGAAAGGTGAGAAACTTTCTTATAGTGTGATTGGAGAAATTACCGGCAATAAAGATCAAAGCGTCATCGTAGTTGGTGGCCATCTGGATTCGTGGGACGTGGGCGATGGTGCACAAGATGACGGCGCCGGAATTGTTCAAAGTATCGAAGTGCTGCGGACTTTTAAAAAACTGGGCATTGATAACAACCATACGATTCGGGTCGTTTGTTTTGCCAATGAAGAAAATGGCGTTCGGGGTGGAAATCAGTACGCCGCAAACATCAAGAAGAATAACGAAAAACACCTTTTTGCCATCGAAAGTGATGGTGGTGGTTTTACACCGCGCGGATTTGGTTTGGTCATGAATCCTGAAAAACGACTCCAGATTCAATCCTGGAGAGCCCTTTTCCTGCCGTATGGAATTCATAATTTCGAGGTTCAATATGCAGGAACCGATATCGAGCCGATGCAACCTTTAGATGTTCCTTTAGCAGAACTGATTCCGGATTCTCAGAGATATTTCGATATCCACCATTCCGAAGAAGACACTTTCGACAAAGTAAACCGCAGAGAATTACTCTTAGGAGCGTCGGCCATGGGACAGTTAATTTATATGGTCGATAAAAACTGGTAA
- a CDS encoding diacylglycerol kinase family protein, which yields MRKPPIYRSFWNAIKGVIWLLKSERNFQIEVLALLTNLFLIVFLKVTATEASIILGVAFSVLSFEILNTCVEKICDIIQPDYDIRIKIIKDISAGAVFLMALASVITGVLIYAKYLL from the coding sequence ATGAGAAAACCTCCCATTTACAGAAGTTTTTGGAACGCCATCAAAGGAGTCATCTGGCTGCTGAAATCTGAACGTAATTTTCAGATTGAAGTTCTTGCTTTGCTTACCAACCTTTTTTTGATCGTTTTTTTAAAAGTAACCGCCACTGAAGCATCAATAATTTTAGGGGTAGCATTCTCGGTTTTAAGTTTCGAAATTCTCAATACCTGCGTAGAAAAAATCTGCGATATCATACAACCGGATTATGATATAAGAATAAAAATCATTAAAGACATTTCGGCAGGAGCGGTATTCTTAATGGCTCTCGCTTCTGTAATTACCGGGGTTTTAATTTATGCTAAATATCTTCTTTAA
- a CDS encoding patatin-like phospholipase family protein produces the protein MKEIKTGLVLSGGGTRGVAHAGALQFLAEKNIKPEVLACCSSGSIVGALYAVGKTPQEILAFFKSVYFFNWRHFTFNKPGLLSSLIFADYLTPIFEDMTISELELDVRIIATELVSGEQKIFSGTDKIVDAIIASCSIPGITVPYIVGNVMYSDGGVLNNFPADIIHQDCDKLIGMYVSPVQDVKIEDLQSIKSVTTRAYELMSHRIEIHKFSYCDWIITSKKLANYGTFERNASRLQEIFEIGYQAAKMSYDETVFKEDI, from the coding sequence ATGAAAGAAATTAAAACAGGGCTCGTTCTTTCCGGTGGAGGTACCAGAGGAGTTGCCCATGCAGGCGCTTTGCAGTTTTTAGCAGAAAAAAACATTAAGCCTGAAGTTTTGGCCTGTTGCAGTTCCGGTTCGATTGTAGGTGCGCTTTATGCCGTGGGTAAAACGCCGCAGGAAATCCTGGCTTTTTTTAAATCGGTTTATTTTTTCAATTGGCGGCATTTTACTTTTAACAAGCCCGGGTTGCTCTCTTCGCTGATTTTTGCGGATTATCTGACACCAATTTTTGAAGACATGACCATCAGTGAATTAGAGTTAGACGTAAGAATTATTGCGACTGAACTGGTTTCGGGGGAACAGAAAATTTTCAGCGGAACGGATAAAATAGTAGACGCTATAATCGCATCCTGCTCCATTCCGGGAATTACCGTTCCCTATATTGTTGGCAATGTAATGTACAGCGATGGGGGAGTTTTGAATAATTTTCCGGCAGATATCATTCATCAGGATTGCGACAAGTTGATTGGCATGTATGTTTCGCCAGTTCAGGATGTAAAGATTGAAGATCTACAATCTATAAAATCGGTTACTACAAGAGCGTATGAACTGATGTCGCACCGCATAGAAATTCATAAATTCTCCTACTGTGACTGGATCATCACTTCCAAAAAATTAGCTAATTATGGAACTTTTGAACGAAATGCGAGCCGTTTGCAAGAAATTTTTGAAATCGGTTATCAGGCAGCGAAAATGTCTTACGATGAGACGGTGTTTAAAGAAGATATTTAG
- a CDS encoding S9 family peptidase — translation MKSFIPVFLLTGAAFFAQTKNDIVVPNENLITENIPAIPKSLNEKIKKYSESRGANFTAIHPNGKELIMVTRFASTNQLHHLSQPLGNRKQITFFDEPVNSADYEPTNGKYLVYSKDMGGNEFGQLFRLDLNSMESTLLTDGGRSQNGGMRWKKDGSGFYFSSTKRNGGDRDIYFMNPLKPNETKLILELKGGGWGISDISEDGKKLIVSEYVSANESYLYLLDTETKKLEPITDRTEKQIVQSSAKFAKNPDEIYFVTDRNNEFDRLALMNLKTKKITYFTTDIPWEVSNYTLSKDKSKIVFETNESGLNKLYLMDTASQKYTEIKGLPIGLINNIKFTDDGKSLFFSQSTYDSSSDIYRLDLATKNIERWTDSEQGEMRKSEMAQPKLIEWTSFDKMKISGFYYPASKKFTGKRPVMINIHGGPEGQSMASSLGSNNYYTNEMGVALIYPNVRGSSGFGKTYIASDNGFNRMNSVKDIDALLDWIAKQPELDKDRIMIMGGSYGGFMTLATAYEYADRIRCSVDVVGISDFNTFLKNTEEYRRDLRRAEYGDERDPKMSAFFTKIAPLNNTDKIKKPMFIIQGTNDPRVPVTEAMQMRDKLKAQGNTVWYLEAKNEGHGFRKKENVDFQRLAVIKFMQEYLLK, via the coding sequence ATGAAATCTTTTATTCCGGTTTTTTTGTTGACTGGAGCCGCATTTTTTGCTCAAACTAAAAACGATATTGTCGTTCCTAATGAGAATTTAATAACGGAAAATATTCCGGCGATCCCTAAAAGTTTAAACGAAAAAATTAAGAAATATTCGGAAAGCAGAGGAGCAAACTTTACCGCAATTCATCCCAACGGAAAAGAATTGATCATGGTGACCCGATTTGCTTCTACCAATCAGCTGCACCATTTGTCCCAACCCTTGGGAAACCGAAAACAGATCACCTTCTTTGATGAACCTGTAAATTCCGCAGATTACGAACCGACAAACGGAAAATATTTAGTGTATTCCAAAGATATGGGCGGAAACGAATTCGGTCAGCTTTTCAGACTGGATTTAAACTCCATGGAATCAACATTATTAACCGATGGAGGAAGATCTCAAAACGGCGGAATGCGGTGGAAAAAAGACGGTTCCGGTTTCTACTTTTCTTCCACCAAAAGAAACGGTGGCGACCGCGATATTTATTTCATGAATCCATTGAAACCCAACGAAACCAAATTGATTCTGGAATTGAAAGGAGGCGGCTGGGGAATCAGTGATATTTCAGAGGATGGCAAAAAACTTATCGTCAGCGAATATGTTTCGGCGAACGAATCTTATCTGTATTTATTAGATACAGAAACAAAAAAGCTGGAACCGATCACCGATAGAACTGAAAAACAGATCGTTCAAAGCAGCGCGAAATTTGCTAAAAACCCAGACGAGATTTACTTTGTCACCGACCGTAATAATGAGTTTGACCGTTTGGCGTTGATGAATTTAAAAACGAAAAAGATCACCTATTTCACCACTGATATTCCCTGGGAAGTTTCTAATTATACGTTATCGAAAGATAAATCCAAAATCGTTTTTGAAACCAACGAAAGTGGTTTGAACAAGTTGTATCTAATGGATACTGCCTCCCAAAAATATACGGAGATCAAAGGATTACCCATCGGATTAATCAATAATATTAAATTTACCGACGACGGAAAATCCCTCTTTTTCTCGCAATCAACTTACGATTCTTCCTCAGATATTTACCGTTTAGACTTAGCGACGAAAAATATTGAAAGATGGACAGACAGCGAACAGGGCGAAATGCGGAAAAGCGAAATGGCACAGCCGAAACTCATCGAATGGACGAGTTTTGACAAGATGAAAATCTCCGGATTTTATTATCCTGCTTCTAAAAAATTTACCGGGAAAAGACCGGTGATGATTAACATTCACGGCGGTCCCGAAGGTCAGTCGATGGCTTCTTCTTTAGGTTCGAATAATTACTATACCAATGAAATGGGCGTGGCGTTGATTTACCCAAATGTGCGTGGTTCTTCAGGTTTTGGCAAAACATATATCGCATCTGACAATGGTTTCAACCGGATGAATTCTGTAAAAGATATTGATGCTTTATTGGACTGGATCGCAAAGCAACCGGAATTGGATAAAGACCGAATTATGATTATGGGCGGCAGTTACGGAGGCTTTATGACTTTGGCTACAGCTTACGAATATGCAGATAGAATAAGATGTTCCGTAGATGTAGTCGGGATTTCAGATTTTAATACCTTTCTGAAAAACACTGAAGAATACCGCCGGGATTTGCGCCGAGCAGAATATGGCGACGAACGTGACCCGAAAATGAGTGCGTTTTTTACCAAGATCGCCCCTTTAAATAATACCGATAAAATTAAAAAACCTATGTTCATCATCCAGGGAACCAACGATCCAAGAGTTCCGGTGACGGAGGCGATGCAAATGCGTGATAAACTGAAAGCGCAGGGAAATACGGTGTGGTATTTAGAAGCCAAAAATGAAGGGCACGGTTTCCGTAAAAAAGAAAATGTAGATTTTCAAAGACTGGCGGTGATAAAATTTATGCAGGAATATCTCTTGAAATAG
- a CDS encoding addiction module antidote protein has product MNTSKFDIADYLDSNEMIAEYLNAALEEGNESEIIAAIGNVAKAIGMTKIAEETGLSRPSLYKALSEGAKPQFATIMKVLKAVGGHIHINPATA; this is encoded by the coding sequence ATGAATACCTCAAAATTTGACATTGCAGATTATTTAGACAGTAATGAAATGATTGCTGAATATCTTAATGCTGCTTTGGAAGAAGGAAATGAGTCAGAAATAATTGCAGCAATTGGAAATGTAGCCAAAGCAATTGGTATGACTAAAATTGCGGAAGAAACCGGGCTTAGCAGACCCAGTTTATACAAAGCGCTATCTGAAGGCGCTAAACCACAATTTGCAACAATAATGAAAGTTCTAAAAGCCGTTGGAGGACATATACACATTAATCCGGCTACTGCTTAA
- a CDS encoding type II toxin-antitoxin system RelE/ParE family toxin, which translates to MKDVTAKAKILFRIQKLENDEHLGDFKPVGNGINKLKFNYAKGYRIYFMEIDGKIIILLIGGDKSTQQKDIEKAKEIWKKLKK; encoded by the coding sequence TTGAAAGATGTAACAGCAAAGGCGAAAATTTTGTTCAGAATTCAAAAATTGGAAAACGACGAGCATCTTGGAGATTTTAAACCAGTTGGAAATGGAATTAATAAATTGAAATTTAATTACGCAAAAGGGTATAGAATTTACTTTATGGAAATTGACGGAAAAATTATTATTCTCCTAATTGGCGGTGACAAATCAACTCAACAAAAGGACATTGAAAAAGCGAAGGAAATTTGGAAGAAATTAAAAAAATAA